From the genome of Photobacterium sp. TLY01:
TGCCAGGTTCAAAGGCCGGAATCCGGATTTTCAGAACGGAAGACCGGTCAATATTAATCTGAACCTCGAAGACGATATCCCAGCACTGATCAAAACGCTCAATACGATCAATGCGTCTCAATTTGAGCGGATTTTTGTGAAGCAACTTGGTCTTGAAAATTAGACTTTTGCGCTGAATTTATTGCAAATGACTTGAAAAGGTCGACGCCCATGGATATTCAGTTTAAGTATTACTGTATGACAGGCTGTTTCGCAGTGATACTCTTAATGACTAGTGGTTTGTCCGGATGCACACCGACTGTTCAGGTTGCGGCATCAGACAAGCCGATAGAGGTCAATCTGAACGTGAAGATTGAACATGAAATCAGGATTAGAGTGGATAAGGAAATCGATGATCTCTTCAGTGACGATGATGTCTTCTGACAAGGCGGAGCGCCTGTTATGAAACGCATACTGACTTATCTGGCCATATTTCTGTTTTGTACATCTGCATTTGCAATTGATTTACAACAGGCGAAAGCACAAGGCTTAGTGGGTGAAGCCAACAATGGTTATCTTGCTGCTCTGGCACCCTCACCCTCTGCGGAAGTACGTCAACTCATTCAAACTGTGAACAGCGAGCGAAAAGAAAGCTACCAGCGTATCGCCGTATCAAACGGACTTACGTTAACAGAAGTGAGCCGCCTCGCTTACAAAAAAGCGATAGAAAAAACCGAAAGCGGCCATTTTTATCAGAGCCCAAGCGGATTGTGGGTTAAGAAGTGACCTCGCGTTTAGTGCGCCATTCCGCCACCATCGATAGATAACACACCTGGATGACAGAAATTTTCAGTCATATTCACTCCCAAGACGCGGTATACTTCAGCTCTCATTTTCTGTGTGCTGTAGAAAGATGCTGTTCCAACCTGCCTTACTGAAACAACAGTTGACGCGTTATCCCCTTTTCTGGCTCGGTGCGTGTATTTGCCTGATGCCATTCATCAACTCCCCTGTGGCGCTGATTCTGGGTTTCTCATTTGCCACCTTAGGACTTGTCCCAGCAGATATTCCGGTCGCTGCTATCACAAAGAAATTGCTGTCAATGGCAATCATCGGTCTGGGTTTCGGTATTCAGCTTGATGTTGCCATTGCGGCAAGCAAGGCCGGTTTAGGGCTTATTGTGGCTTCCATTGTCGTGACTCTTGCCATGGGATGGTTACTGACCCGATGGCTGAAGTTAGACAGCAAAACCGGCCATCTGATTGCATCCGGCACCGCCATTTGCGGCGGCAGTGCTATCGCCGCTGTGTCGCCGGCAATCGGCGCAAACAGCCATCAGACCTCGCTGGCACTGGCCACTGTGTTTATCCTGAACTCAGCGGCCCTCTTCTTATTTCCCTCGGTTGGCCATCTGCTGGATATGACACAACACGAGTTTGGTGTCTGGGCTGCGATTGCCATTCATGACACTTCTTCTGTTGTGGGTGCTGCAGGGGCTTATGGCGACGAAGCATTAAAAACAGCCACCACGCTCAAATTAGCCAGAGCGCTATGGATTATTCCGCTCGCGTTTCTCAGTGCGCTAATGTTCAGAGGCAAAGAGAAAAAACTCGCCGTGCCAATGTTCATCGTCTTCTATTGTATGGCCATGCTGACGGCACATTGGCTGCCCCAATTTTCTGAGCTGTATCAGGGGATTTTCGCGCTTTCGAAACGCGTGCTGGTGGTGTGCTTATTTATGATTGGGGCAGGAATTACGGTTCAGAAACTGCGTGCAGCCGGGTTTAAACCGCTGTTGCTGGGTGTGTTGCTGTGGTTGGTCATTGGCCTGAGTTCATTGCTTGCTATTTTGCTTGGAGCGGCCTGAATTGCTTAGTCGGTATCCCATTGCGGTGCCGGCTCTTGGTCGCTACTGTGCCTTTTACCAGACCAGGCTCTTGTGGCAACCTGATAAAAAAGCAACGAAAAAGCCAACAGACTCAGCAAAGCGCTCCAGCCGCCCGTTGTCACCGTTGCCCCTAATGTCAGCAGCAAGACCAGTGCTACCGATTTCTTTGTTTTATCCATCTGAGTGATTACTGCTTTTTATCTTTCCTGAAGCTCATTATTGTTTAAGCACCACTGCCGATAAAAATACCGAATCACACTAAGAAAGCAGGTTTCGTTATAACCATAAGTAGTTAAAGCACTGTTTTTATACCGCCAGTTATTATCAACCAGATGCATGCAACCCCGGTACTTTGGTCTAGGCTAACAATACACCTCTGTAATCCTCTGTAAGCACAGGAGATCATCCGTATGCGTCGATTTGAAAACTTGCTCTTTATCAGTGATGGTGTGCAGGATGAATTGGATGGATTGAAACAGGCCATCAGCCTGTCACAAGCTCACCACAGCACCCTGACTGTGTTGATTATTTATCCTGAATTGCCTGATTCGCTGGGAAATTATCAGGGGAATTGGGAACAAGCTCTGATTGAAAACACCAAACTACAGATTGCACAGGCAAAATCCGCCTTGTCATTCTCCGAACAATCTGTGATGCCAATCATTCTGGCACAAAGCAGCAAAAAGCCCTCGACCTTAATTATTCAGCATGTCATCAGAGACAACTATGACATGGTGATCAAATCTGCCAGTTTCAATCAGAATGAGGCTGGATTGAAAGCGATTGATATGGAATTACTCAGGCAGTGCCCCTGCCCGGTCTGGCTGTGCCGTCCCATTACCCATGCGCAGAGAAAAGTTCATGTCGCAGTAGCGATTGATGCCGAAAACAATAGCAGGGAAGAAACGGATCTGGATCTGATGCTGCTCCAGCTATCCCGCTCGCTGGCGGACGATTGCGACGGCAGTCTGAACATCATTTCCTGCTGGGATTTCCCATACGAAGAAATTACCGGCAACCCGTTTATTCATGTCCCAGAGCAGGAGCTTCAGCTGTCCATCAAGGAAGCGGAACAAAAAAACATAGATGGGCTGAAAAAACTGATCACCCTATCTGGCATTAGCGGGCCGGTAAAAGAATTCCATCCCAAAGGCCTTCCGCAAACTTGCATCCCCGACATCATTGAAAGCGAAGGCATTGAGTTGTTGATTATGGGAACAGTTGCCCGATCGGGCATACCCGGATTTATTATGGGAAATACTGCTGAGGATATTATCCAGAATACGAAATGCTCGATTCTGGCGCTCAAGCCCAAAGGTTTTGTATCGGATGTAAAAGCTTATTAGCGTAAGTATTACCGTTGTCGATAATGATGAAAACGTCACAACAAAAAACGGGCTGCCACTTGGCAGCCCGCATCTCACTGAAACCTATAGGGCATATTTTACTGTGCGTTCATCGCATCCAGCTTCGCACCTACCGGGCCGGAGAAGTTGTAACCGTCATGCTTATCCCAGTTAATTGACCAGGTCATGACCCCAGCATAATTACTGTAATTAAACGCAGGAACCACAGTCTGACAATGGGTACCCAAGGTCAGACAGTCCAGCGCATCCAGAATATTCTGAGTCGGCGCCTGACCTGAGTTGGCAGAGCTGGGGCCGGATGGCAGACCAATGGCAACCTGATCATCACGCAGTGGCGCAAATTGCTCGCCATTGGCTAAAGTGAATCCCTCGATCAGCATTTTGGACTGTGCCACCATCATATCGACAGATCCTTCCGGTGCTGCACCTGGCAGATATGGGTTTGGCAAACCACCATTGTTGTATAACTGCACATGCAGCAGATCCAAGGTATCACGCAGTGCATCAATCAGTGGAATGTAAGCGCCCCAGATACCGGAATACGCCACCATACCGCCCTGCACATACGGATGTTCAGGAGCCATCGTCAGGTACATATCCCCGCCCATATTGGCTTCAATCTGCTTCAGCGCGCGAGGCAGACGCGCCTGAATCTGAGAACCATGAACCAGGTTGGAGCCGCTTTCAAGGTCAATATCCAGTCCATCAAATCCCCATTCGTTGATCAACGCAGTCAGACTACTGACAAAATGCTGTTCGTCCGAATCCGTATTGAGGGTAATGGTGCCTTCAGCGCCGCCAAGGGATAAAACAAATTTCTTACCCTGAGCCTGCAGCGCCGCCATGTCCTGCTTGAACTTCTGAGGATCCAGTGCCGGACAGCTGCTGTGCATATCACCACTGTACAGGTTGAAATGAACTGTCCCCGTGCTGTTGCGATCGTTCTCTGCAAAGGCAATATCGATGATATCCCATGCATCGGACATCTCACTGAGGTTCATCGGACAACCCGCGCCATTGACAAAGTTATGCCAGTAACCAATCAGCTTATGGGTTTTGGCTGACTGCTGAAGCACCTTAACGGTCGAGGCAGCAGACGTGACTGTCAGTCCGGTTGCATCTGTAGCCCTCGCAGAGACGGTGTAATTCCCCACAGCGCCTGGCGTCCAGTTTGTGCTGTATGGCGAGCTGGTATCTGTCGCAACGACTGCACCATTGACCAGGAACGCCACACTACTCACCGTGCTGTTCAGTGATGCCGCATCTGCAGACACAACAACAGATTTACCTAGCCCCACAGCTGTGCCGGATGACGGCGATGTCAGCGTCACGACCAAAGGTTCGTCACTGACATTGACCAGAACACCCGCGCTGCCCTGATTGTCTTCATTATCTGTTGCGACAGCCGACAAGCTGACTGAACCGTTTCCTGTCGCTGTCCATGTAACACTATAGGGTGCTGACGTATCGATGCCTAAACTCTGCCCAGCGGCAAAGAATTCCACTTGCGACACCGAACCATCAGCATCAGTTGCATCGACAGATAGCGTGACAACGTCACCGTTCAGAACGGTCGCATTATCGGCCGGAGAGCTAAAGGTGACTGTCGGCACAACTGCACAGATCCCCTGTGCTGTCCAGGCATCGGTCCAATAAAGTCCGGTTCCCGGTTCGTAGGCCCAGGCCGAGTCTGACGAACACCAGCCAGCCACATCACAGCTATATTTATAATTTGCACTTTGAACCAGATCCCCAACCTGATAACTGGTGCCAGCCTGATAGACAGGTACGCCAGCACAGCCGCCGCCAGTGGCCCCAGAAACAGCAACCGTAACGACTGAGCTCCAGGTCACCGCACCATCATCGTCTGTGGCTTTTGATTTAAATGCGTGGCTGCCCGCAGTGGCAGACCAGGCCGATTCGAAGGGCGAGGAACTTGCCGTCCCTACCAGTTGGTCATCCACATAAAATTCAACAGAAGCCACTGTACCATCCTGATCCGTGGCATCGGCACTGAGCGTGACAAGATCACCTTCCTTGATTTGTGAAACGGTCGTCGGATTCGTCAGTGCCACGCTAGGAGGTTGGTTGTTACCTTCAGCCACCACACTGATAGTCACGGAATCGGTTCGGCTCGCACCCTTATCATCGGTTGCCACAACACTGACTGTATGGTTCCCTTCAACCGTATTCCAAGGCACAGAATACGGTGCGGTATCATCCATACCCACGGTATTGCCGTCCACTTTGAAAGTAACATCAACCACCTGACCATCACTGTCACTCGCATTGGCAGTCAAAGCGATGGCTTCATTCACACCAAACTGGGCATTATTTAACGGTGACGTCAAAGACACAGTCGGACGCTGGTTCCCGTCAGGTGCATCGCACACTCCCAGCAGAGACCATTCTTCGTAAGGATCAGAATATTGCACAGGATCTTTCCCCTGACTCCACCAGTTCGCCTGGTAGGCATTATCCAGATGCTGGACTTGTGTCCCGCCGCTGTAAGGCGCACCACTTTCCCAGACCGGCAAAGTGGTACAGTCAATTGCATAAGCCGATACCGGGCTGGCCAGTACCAGTGCAATTGCCGTATGAATGAGGTTTTTTTGCATTGTTAACGTCCTTATTCTCTTAAATGAAGATTTTCCCAAAGAGTTAGTTGCTTAGTTCAGATAGAAAATTATCCAGACCAATCATGGACGACTTTTTAAGCAATGATAAATAAGACAAGAGGGAATTGAGTACAACCCTCAGCGAACTCTCATTTTAAGATCTGTACATACAGTTCGAACGCAAAAAGACCGAAGAAAGATCACTTTTAGCAGGGAAGAAAACAAGGGGAATAATAAGGGGGCTGAGCGCCCCCCTTTCTTTTTGCTGCCGGTGAAATAATCAGCCAGCGACAGTACTAAATAAAAATAAGTTGTAGGCGACAATGGCAATCAGTAACAACAAACCTTCAAAGCGGTTGATGCGACCCGGACCACGGAAGCCCATGCACATCACAACCAGGGCAACGGTCAGGCCCATCATGACAGTCCAGTCGCGGGCAAACACTTCAACGCCAATACCGCTGATCGGTGAAATCACACCCGCAATACCAATGACTGCCAGTATGTTAAACATATTGGAACCGACAACATTACCAATCGCGATATCGTGTTCACCTTTACGTGCCGCTGCCACAGAAGCAGCCAATTCAGGTAATGATGTTCCCAGGGCCACAATCGTCAGACCAATGATCAAATCGCTGACACCAAGCGACTGAGCAATGGTGACCGCCCCCCAAACCAGAATTCGGGAACTCACGACCAAGAGCACCAAACCAATCAACAGCCACATCATGGCATTCTTTAAGGGCATCGCATGTTCTTTGAGTTCGCTTTCTGTTTCTGCTTCCAGCGCATCGCCTTTCCCTTTCAATGCAGAATAAATCGACCAGCCAATCAAGCCAAAAAAACCAATCAGCAAGACAATCGCTTCAACGCGAGTCAACTCACCGTCCCAGAGCAGAATACCTGCGAGGATACCGATGAGTATCAGCAGCGGAAGCTCTTTTCTGATGATATTTGACTGAACGGCAATCGGGGCAATGATTGCCGTAATCCCAAGAATCAGACCGATATTGACAATATTAGAACCCAGTGCATTCCCGAGCGCCAGATCCGGTTTACCATCAATTGATGCCATGGCAGAGACCACCATTTCAGGTGCCGAAGTACCAAAGCCCACAATAATCATACCGATTAATAATGGCGGCATACCGAAATGGCCGGCACTGGCAGCAGCACCGTCGACAAATTTATCTGCACTCCAGACTAAAAGAGCAAACCCCAGCAATAAGGCTAATGATGCGGTGATCATGTATGTACATCCCAATGTTTAACAAAAAGTAACGTTCAAAAATGAGTAAAAAAACAGGTTGTACGAACGTTTTCACGAACACGGGATTTAAGCGCGCCAAGAATAATGGGTTTACAGATTTTATGGTAGCAAAATTATCACAGGATACTGATAAATCTCACTGTCTGATTCACCGCCTATCCTTGGCTGAAATATGCGGTGAATCCAGAAAAAGAAACGCTCTGATAATTCCTGAAACACACTGTGTTCTCAGCACACGAATGGCATAACCATGAACCGGTACTGACAGTGTAATCAGAGATAAACGAACAACCGCAATGTGGAGGACAACTCGTCACTTTGCCACTGCTGATAGGTGACTTCAGTGCGTAATCCCAGTTGCTGACTGAGTGCCCAGTGCCAGCTCGCCGTTGATTCCGTCCGCCAACGCATCGCATCCCACTGGTAAAGCCCTTGCGCCGACACAGCCAGTTTGTGCGCTTCACTCGCCTGCCAGACCAGTCCGGACTCCATCCCCAAGCCCAGAGACAGATTCTCACCCTGCGCATCAAAATAGTTCAGCTCCGAAGACATGAGCGCATAAAAGTGCATCCGGTTCGCATCCCCCCAGGATTTACCGTATCCGCCCTGCATGAAATATCTGCCTGTCAGGTCAACCGTACCGGGCTGCTGGTCATAGCCGGCACGAATATTCCAGGAGAGTGAATCAAAGACCCGATAATCAGGCGCCAGTGACATGGCATCAATCAGATAAAGCTGGTTCAGATCCACATCGCCATCCTGGTCAACCCCTAGTTGCAGGTCGAAAAAGCTGATCTGTGCCCCCGGAATGTAACCGCCTGCATTATCCAATAGATCATGATAAGCCACGCGCCATTCCAGTAACGCCTGATCGGCGTTGTGATTGCTGTAGCGGTAACCCAGTCCAAGCCGGCTTGAATTATGACCTTCATCGGGCGACATGGCAGGCCTTACGGGGTCAGAGAATGGCGATGGGGTATCCAGCCGACTTCTGGCAATCAGCAGTTTCTGTAACTGAGGTGCAATCTCTTCCCGGGCTAACGCCTGATCATAAAATTCAAAGTTGAGCCACTCATAAGCCATTTCCAGAATGGCGGCTCTTTCACTCAGTGAGCCTTCAGTCGGATACTGGCCCGACATGGCTGCCCGTGCTGATAAGAGCTGCTGATCATCCAACTGCTCAGCGTAATGCATTAAACGTGTACCAAAAGAAGCCCGATATTTAGGAGCGTCGAGCAGTCCTTTTTCTCTGAGCACTTTGACCGTGTCTGACGGAATCGCCTGAAAATCAAAACCAGAAGTCAGATCCAACCCTTCCCTGCCCGCTTCAAGCAGTGCCAGCAGCTGATAGGAGCAATTCTCGTCAATGAAATAATAGTCAAACTCAACACCATTCATTTCCCAGAGATGGCGCAGGACCTGCTGCACTTCTTCTTCATCCAGGTTTAAGGCATATTCCCAAATATCTCTTGATTCTAAATCATTGTATTCACGAACTTTTCGGTAGTAAGGCATGACACTGAAGGTGCCGGGATAACTCCCGAACAACCCTTTCGTCGCGTACAAAAATGCATTGTCATTGCTCGCTGGCGTGGCGGCAAAATTGATGGCAAAGGCCACTAATTCGCGGTGTCGGTTCTGATCTTTTGCATCAACACGCAGTAAGGTATGCCCGAACATAGACGATGGGCTGTTCATAAATGCGGTCGGGAAAACCAGTGTCAGCCCTTTGGGGTTCAGTGCTTGCTTCCACAGCTCTTGCTCAGGACAAACGGGAGTTGGCCAATCTGTATGTAATTTTTGCTTTAACCAATGAAATCGAGCCGGATAACGGCAGCTTAAACGCTGATCATTCAGTGAGCTATCGGGCTGTTTTGCTTCGCTGTCAAAGCCTTCAACGGTTGCCTTCAACTCGGCCAGTGGATCATCTTTTCCCTGCGGACTGAGAAAGAAAGCAGGCGAATCGACCAGGCTGTGAAACGACCCTGTCAGGCCGGGCTGATAATGCCCCAATGTATGCCAATAATCTGAGGTGGAAAGGTGCACCAGATCTTGCTGGGTGTACGCAAAAGCTGTGCTGCTGAAAACGCTGAGAGGGAGCAGTGATAACCAGAACTTCATGACAACATCGATGGGATCAAATAGGTTCAGTCAAGCGCGTTGAATGAACAAAGCACCAGATTAGAAAAAGATACAGCGCCCATTGGCGCTGTATCTGAGCAGTTCACGCCTGAAATCAATTACAGTGCGTAAGCTGCCAGTGTGTTCTGATCAGCAACCATAGTGTTCAGGTTCGCCAGAACATCTGCAGAAGTGACGTTCTCAGAAGCGAAGATAGACGCATAGTTATGACGAGCAGTCGCGTTAAATTCAGCTTTAGCTTCATCGCTCATGCCCCAGACGTCAGTCAGGGTTGCCAGCGTTTCACCTTCACCGCGTGCGATATCACGAGCCAGGTTGTCCATGTTACCGTCGATAAACATCGCCAGTTTTTCTTTAGAAGTGATCACGCCGTTGCCGTCACAGCCCAGTGTGCCGAAGGTGATACCGAAAGTCTGGTTACCAGAAGTACCGTTCGTTGTCGCACCCAGTACTTTAAACACTTTGCCTTCTTGACCGGCAAACACCATAGAACCCAGACCACAACCGATATCCTGATCAGCCATTGCTTGAGAGAATGGCATCATGCCCGCGAAAACTGCCGCTGCAATTACTTTTTTCATTGTTATTCCTTAGACTTAATTAACACAAAATGCTTGCATCACTCTTATGCGTCCAAAATCATAACAACTTAAAGCGACATTTCAATTTATACAGGGCAAAAACTTATTTCTTTACAATTTCTTAGCTCAAGACCTGATTTTTATTCATATTCATCCTTTTGATTGAGTTAAAAACAACCAATCCAGACGAAATCACTCAACCGAATCACGGCGATCTGAACCTCACTCATGATGCGTATTCGCGATACTTTTGACTTTATCGACTAAATCAATTGGCAAGGGGAATACAATGGTTGATGTTCGATCATTGGCAATTTCAGTTAATGTCTGCAGGTAACGAAGTTGAATGGCATTAGGCGCTTTATTTAGCACTTCTGCTGCCTCCATCAATTTTTTAGATGCTTCCAGCTCACCCGTGGCATGAATCACTTTTGCACGACGTGAACGCTCAGCCTCAGCCTGGCGAGCTAATGCACGCACCATACTGTCATCCAGATCGACATGTTTGATTTCAACATTTGCTATCTTAATGCCCCAGTTGTCAGTGTGCATATCAAGAATGCCCTGCAAATCTTTATTCAGTTCATCTCTTGCTGACAGCAATTCGTCCAACTCATGCTGGCCAAGCACTGAACGCAATGTTGTTTGGGACAATTGACTGGTTGCTTCAAGATAATTTTCGACATTGATGATTGCCATTTTGGGATCAATCACCCGAAAATAAACCACGGCATTGACCTTAACCGACACATTATCTTTGGTGATCAGATCCTGTGTTGGCACATCCAGCACTATGGTTCTCAGATCGACCCGAACCATTTGTTGAATGATCGGGATAATGATGATCAAACCAGGCCCTTTTACTTCATAAAAGCGCCCCAACAGAAAGACAACAGCACGCTCATACTCACGCAATACTCTGAACATGCTGATGATCAGCGCGAGTACCAGCACAATGACAGTTGCCAGGGTATAGGTAATCATGGTTTATTCCTTCTCTTTGGCCGCAACATGTAAACACAAGCCATCGACTTGCTTCACAACAATTTCCTGACCAACCCGGAGCGGCGTGTCGCACCGGGCTTGCCAGATCTCACCCTCGACCAGCACCCGCCCCTCACCGGGGAAACCACTGACCACTTTACCGTGATCACCCAGGAGCATTTCTACCCCAGTTGAAACAGGCTTACGGCGGGTTTTGAGCAACAAAGTCAGAACGACAAAGGTAAACAGTGCTGAGGTAGCCGTCAGACCCACAATCAAAGGAACGGCAATTTGATACCCGGGTTCTTCGGTATCCATCAGCATGACAGAACCAATCACGAAGGAGACGATACCGCCCAGACCCAATATGCCAAAACTGGGGCTAAAGGCCTCTGCCACCATCAAAATGATCCCCAGAATGATCAACCCCAGCCCCGCATAGCTCACGGGCAGAAGTTGTAATGAATACATGGCCAGAATCAGACAAATACCACCGAGCACCCCTGGCAAGCCGACACCCGGGTTGTAAAACTCTAGCAGCAAGCCATAGATGCCAATCAGCATAAGTATGTAGGCCACGTTCGGATTGGTAATGACAGCCAGAAACTTAAACCGCCAGTCCTGTTGGCGCTCTACGTACGCGACATTCTCAAGCGATAATGTCTGCTTTACCCCGTTAATCAGCACGGTTCGCCCATTGATCTGGTTCACCAGATCATCGAGATCGGTTGCCATAAAGTCGATGACATTTTCTTTGAGTGCCCCTTCGGCATCCAAACTGGCCGCTTCCCGCACCGCTTTTTCTGCCCAGACTTCATTTCTGCCATGCAGTTTAGCCAGGCTGGTGATGTAAGCCGCCGCATCATTAATGACTTTCTTTTCCATCGCCGTTTCGGCTTTGACTTCATCCCCTGACTGCGTGCCTTCTGCGGGTTGCTTCGCCGCGTCATCCTTTCCTGCCGGTTCCTGATCGTCAGAGTCATCAAACGGATTATCTTTTTTGCCGCCTGGTGAGCCACCTGTTAGAGAAACAGGAGTAGCAGCGCCAAGATTTGTACCCGGTGCCATCGCAGCAATATGGCTGGCATACAGAATATATGTCCCAGCGCTCGCTGCTCTGGCCCCTGAAGGGCCAACCCAGGTGGCCACGGCAACCGGCGATGTGGTGATAGCGCGGATGATTTCCCGCATTGAGGTGTCTAACCCACCCGGCGTGTCCATTTTCAGCACGATCAGTGCAGCCTGATCGTCGTGGGCCTGGTTGATTTCACGTGACACGAAATCGCTGACCGCAGGTCCGATCCCACCTTTGATATCAATTAACCATACATCGGATGCCTGAGAACACATCGGCCAAAGTACAGCAAGCCAGAATGTCAGAATGGAAAACAGCTTCATGGCGCGTGCTCCCAGTAGGTGTACC
Proteins encoded in this window:
- a CDS encoding nodulation protein NfeD, with the translated sequence MKLFSILTFWLAVLWPMCSQASDVWLIDIKGGIGPAVSDFVSREINQAHDDQAALIVLKMDTPGGLDTSMREIIRAITTSPVAVATWVGPSGARAASAGTYILYASHIAAMAPGTNLGAATPVSLTGGSPGGKKDNPFDDSDDQEPAGKDDAAKQPAEGTQSGDEVKAETAMEKKVINDAAAYITSLAKLHGRNEVWAEKAVREAASLDAEGALKENVIDFMATDLDDLVNQINGRTVLINGVKQTLSLENVAYVERQQDWRFKFLAVITNPNVAYILMLIGIYGLLLEFYNPGVGLPGVLGGICLILAMYSLQLLPVSYAGLGLIILGIILMVAEAFSPSFGILGLGGIVSFVIGSVMLMDTEEPGYQIAVPLIVGLTATSALFTFVVLTLLLKTRRKPVSTGVEMLLGDHGKVVSGFPGEGRVLVEGEIWQARCDTPLRVGQEIVVKQVDGLCLHVAAKEKE